The genomic interval TAAGACTTGTCTTTTGCATGGCGATGGATAGAATTTCATCATTTTAGATAGCTAACACTTGTAAGCTGAACTGACGAGCCCTTGTATGACACAGCCTTCTTTCCATCTTGTTACTCATTTACGAACCCAATTTGATGCTCTTGCCGATCAGACGGCCATGCGTTTTGAGCAACAAGGGCAATGGCAATCTCTCACCTGGCGCCAGTTTGGCCAGCAGAGTGATGCGGTGGCCAAGGCCTTGCTGCATATGGGAATGGGGGTACAACAAACCGGGGCTATCTTTGCTGACAATAGCCCGCGTTGGACATTTGCCGATGTTGGTTTGCTGCAAATTCGCGCCATCAGTACGCCGATTTACGCCACCAGTACGCTTGAGCAAGTGTGTCATATTTTAGGTGATATTAAAGCGCAGGTGGTGTTCGTTGGCTCGCAGCAACAGTTGGAGATCGCGCTGGCAGCACGTGCAGCCGTGGCGCATATTTGTCCTTGGATCATTACCTTAGACGATAGCATTGCGTTGCCCGACCAAGGCAAATTACTCGCTTGGCGAGACTTTATCGCCATGGCGGACAAAACGCCGGACTCAGAATTGATTCAGCGGGTCGAAAGCCTTGAGCAACAAGATCTCTTTACCTTGATATACACCTCTGGCACCACGGGCAATCCCAAAGGGGTAATGTTGGATCACGCGAACCTCGGCGCGCAATTGTTAGCACACGACCAAAGACTCGATGTCGGCCAAAAGGATGTCTCTTTGTGTTTTTTACCCTTGGCACATATTTTTGAGCGCGCTTGGAGCTACTACGTGTTGTACCGCGGTGCTTGTAATGCCTATCTTGCCAACCCTGCCGAGGTGCAAGCGGCGTTAGGACAAGTACGGCCCACCTTGATGTGTGCGGTGCCAAGATTTTATGAAAAAGTCTACCAAGGCATTCGCGAAAAAGCCGCCAAAGCGCCGTTTTACCGCCGAGCGCTGCTGACTTGGGCGGAGTCTTTAGGCAAAAAAGCACTAGAAAACCCACAATTAACCGATTCGCTGCGTTATCGCTTAGCCGATAAACTGGTGTATTCACGTGTGCGTGATGCGCTCGGTGGTCGCATTCGAATGATGCCTTGTGGCGGCGCTAAGTTGGACGCCAACATTGGCCGCTTTTTTCACGCCATGGGCATTAATGTCAAACTCGGTTACGGCATGACAGAAACCACGGCTACGGTGACCTGCTGGGCCGACACCGGTATCGAAATGGAGTCCGTTGGCGAGCCGATGCCCAATACGGAGATCAAGATTGGCGCCAATAATGAGATTTTAGTGCGCGGGCCTATGGTGATGCGAGGCTACTTTGGGTTAGAGCAAGCCACAACCGACAGCTTTGATGAACACGGGTTTCTCAAAACAGGTGACGCGGGCCATCTCGACGAGCGAGGTCGTTTACACATCACTGACCGCATCAAAGAGCTAATGAAAACCTCCGGCGGGAAATACATTGCGCCGCAGCGAGTCGAAGGAGTGGTTGGCCAAGATAAGTTCATTGAGCAAGTGGCGATTGTGGCGGACATGCGCCATTTTGTGTCGGCCTTGATCGTACCTTGTTTTGAGGCATTAGAGCAGTTTGCCAAAGAGCGCAGTATTGCCTTTAGCGACCGTGACGCTTTGCTTAAGCACCGAGAGATACAAGCGCTGTTCGATGAGCGTTTGCAGTCTATCCAGCAGGAGTTGGCCAACTTTGAAAAAATTAAGCGCTTTACCTTGTTGCCGGTCGCGTTTTCGATTGAATCTGGTGAGATCACCCCAACGCTCAAACTGCGCCGCAAGGTGATCACCGAGAAATACGCTGGCCTTATCGATCGCATGTATCAAACGGCCTCGTAATTAACGAAGTCCCCCAACCGTTATCCCCTTGGGTGTCGTGCGCGTTTATGTCATCGTTAAGAGATCACGAAGCGCACGTCACCAATAGCGTTATTAACGCAGTGTCACTCACAAAGCCTCACCGATCATAAAGCGCCGTCACATCATCATGGTCAGGCGCTATCACACCGACGTCCCGCCCCTTTTAAACTTGCTGTCGTGACTGGGCCAAGTTTGTACAACAAGCGCAGCGGTTGGCCTTTTGGGCTGTCTAGGCTGGCCTGATGAGCATCGCGCTGTGCGTTGTCCGTCGGGGTTAATGGGACAAATTTTGCTAAGCGGTTATTTTGCGCACAAGGTCAATGGCAAGCCTAAGTCTCGATACTGGCCTTGTGCCGCCGGGCTTATCAGGGGGAGAGGGGAATAAAGGGTGCGCGTTTTTTACACTGCGCGATAAGATTGTTTGCGCTTTGTTTTGAATTTGTGCCATTGGTTTGAAAAGCCATTCTTTTATGGATTATTTATTGGCTCAAGAACAAAGTTAATGTCTAATGTGCTGTTTTTTTCACCCTCTGTTTGGGGCTATCTTTTGCGTCTCATTTATTGATGATGACAATATATTATGCTGTAAAAGTGACGTAAGCGACGTTTTTGGATGGTTGATTACGGCATGACTCTCGATGTTTTCTTTTATTTTATTTCATTTTTTTTATTACCTTGGTTTTTAATTTCATTGATCTGTCGATAGTTTGGGTTATAACCCTTAATTTTCTATCTTTGTTGGTGGATAATTTTATATGTGCTCTAGCGCACATTGGCGTATTGGTCACGCGCAGAGTAAAGTAAGGGCGTCATCGGCTCAGATTATGATCTGAGTTGAGCATAGCCCGAAAAGCTGAGGTTTTTCGAGTTAGGCTACGAATAAGACCTAAACTATGTAAAATCAGACTTTTATTACTTACCTGTGATCCAAGCTCTGATAAGGAGAAAATATGGAAATGTTGTCCGGCGCAGAGATGATCGTCCAATCTCTGATCGAAGAAGGCGTAGAGCAAATCTTTGGCTACCCTGGGGGCTCAGTGCTCGATATTTACGACGCATTGCACGCCAAAGACGATCAAATTAAACACGTTTTAGTTCGACACGAACAAGCCGCGACCCACATGGCCGATGGTTATGCTCGCTCAACCGGTAAACCCGGTGTGGTGTTGGTCTGTTCTGGACCGGGGGCAACCAATACGGTGACGGGGATTGCGACCGCCTACATGGACTCGATACCCATGGTGGTGATTGCCGGGAACGTACCGACCAACTTGATCGGTAATGACGCGTTCCAAGAGTGTGACATCATTGGTGTGTCACGCCCAATCGTCAAACACAGTTTTATGGCGCAAAAAGCCGAAGACATTCCAGAGATCATCAAAAAAGCCTTCTACATTGCTTCGACTGGCCGCCCTGGCCCGGTGGTGATTGATGTGCCAAAAGATGTGATGAATCCGCAGTTAAAATTCCCTTATCAGTATCCAGAGTCGGTGTCGATGCGTTCATACAACCCGACCACCTCTGGCCATAAAGGTCAGATCAAAAAAGCGTTAAAAGCCTTGGTCGCAGCGAAAAAGCCGGTACTTTACGTCGGCGGTGGCGCGGTGATTTCAGAAGCCGATCGCCAAGTGACCATGTTGGCTGAAAAGCTCAATCTTCCGGTGGTCAGTACCTTGATGGGGCTCGGCGCCTTTGCCGGCAGCCATGCCAACTCGTTGGGGATGCTGGGGATGCACGGTACGTACGAAGCCAATATGGCCATGCACAATGCCGATTTGATCTTTGGTGTTGGCGTTCGTTTTGACGATCGCACCACCAACAATTTAGAAAAATACTGCCCTAATGCCAAAGTCATGCACATTGACATCGACCCGTCGTCGATTTCAAAAAATGTCAAAGTGGACTTGCCGATCGTCGGCTCGGCAGACAAGGTGCTCGACGCCATGCTCAAGTTGTTGGTTGAGCAAGAAGCCGGCACCGAGTTGCAAAACCTCGACCCTTGGTGGCAGTCGATTCAGTCTTGGCGTGAACGCCAGTGTCTTGCTTATGAGACCGATCCCGAGCGTATCAAGCCGCAACAAGTGATTGAAACCTTGCACCGTCTGACCAATGGCGATGCGTATGTGGCCTCTGATGTCGGTCAGCATCAGATGTTTGCCGCCTTGTATTATCCGTTTAACAAGCCGCGTCGTTGGATTAACTCAGGCGGTTTGGGCACCATGGGCTTTGGTCTGCCCGCGGGGATGGGCGTGAAGTTTGCCCACCCTGATGAAGAGGTGTTAGTGGTGACTGGCGATGGCAGTATTCAGATGAATATTCAAGAGCTCTCGACCGCGTTGCAATATGATATTCCAGTTAAAATCATTAACCTTAACAACCGTTTCTTGGGCATGGTCAAACAGTGGCAAGACATTATCTACCAAGGTCGTCACTCGAACTCTTACATGAGCTCTGTGCCTGATTTTGCTGCCATTGCCGAAGCTTATGGCCATGTTGGCATCCGCATTCAATCGCCTGCAGAGTTGGAATCGGGCTTGCAAAAAGCTTTAGATATGAAAGATCGTCTGGTGTTTGTCGATATCAACGTCGATGAGACCGAGCACGTCTACCCGATGCAGATCAAAGGCGAGGGCATGGATAAAATGTGGTTAAGCAAGACGGAGAGAACCTAATTATGAGACACATTATTTCAGTACTACTTGAAAACCAACCGGGTTCTTTATCGCGAGTGGTGGGCTTGTTTTCACAGCGTGGGTACAACATCGAATCTTTGACCGTATCGCCAACCGATGATGAAACCCTGTCGCGGCTAAATATCACTACAGAAACAGACCGCATGCAGTTTGAGCAAATTCTCAAGCAACTGCACAAGCTGATCGATGTGCTTAAGGTACAAGAAGTCTCCGAGACCGATCACCTAGAGCGCGAGTTGTTGTTAGTGAAGATCAAAGCCGATGGGTTTGCGCGCGAAGAAGTCAAACGCACCGCGGATATCTTTCGCGGCCAAATTGTCGATGTCACCCCATCTCAGTACACGGTGCAGTT from Vibrio sp. HB236076 carries:
- a CDS encoding acetolactate synthase 3 large subunit; this encodes MEMLSGAEMIVQSLIEEGVEQIFGYPGGSVLDIYDALHAKDDQIKHVLVRHEQAATHMADGYARSTGKPGVVLVCSGPGATNTVTGIATAYMDSIPMVVIAGNVPTNLIGNDAFQECDIIGVSRPIVKHSFMAQKAEDIPEIIKKAFYIASTGRPGPVVIDVPKDVMNPQLKFPYQYPESVSMRSYNPTTSGHKGQIKKALKALVAAKKPVLYVGGGAVISEADRQVTMLAEKLNLPVVSTLMGLGAFAGSHANSLGMLGMHGTYEANMAMHNADLIFGVGVRFDDRTTNNLEKYCPNAKVMHIDIDPSSISKNVKVDLPIVGSADKVLDAMLKLLVEQEAGTELQNLDPWWQSIQSWRERQCLAYETDPERIKPQQVIETLHRLTNGDAYVASDVGQHQMFAALYYPFNKPRRWINSGGLGTMGFGLPAGMGVKFAHPDEEVLVVTGDGSIQMNIQELSTALQYDIPVKIINLNNRFLGMVKQWQDIIYQGRHSNSYMSSVPDFAAIAEAYGHVGIRIQSPAELESGLQKALDMKDRLVFVDINVDETEHVYPMQIKGEGMDKMWLSKTERT
- the ilvN gene encoding acetolactate synthase small subunit — protein: MRHIISVLLENQPGSLSRVVGLFSQRGYNIESLTVSPTDDETLSRLNITTETDRMQFEQILKQLHKLIDVLKVQEVSETDHLERELLLVKIKADGFAREEVKRTADIFRGQIVDVTPSQYTVQLTGPGDKLDAFIRAISEVTEVIEVARSGVVGMARGERSLRA
- a CDS encoding long-chain fatty acid--CoA ligase; this encodes MTQPSFHLVTHLRTQFDALADQTAMRFEQQGQWQSLTWRQFGQQSDAVAKALLHMGMGVQQTGAIFADNSPRWTFADVGLLQIRAISTPIYATSTLEQVCHILGDIKAQVVFVGSQQQLEIALAARAAVAHICPWIITLDDSIALPDQGKLLAWRDFIAMADKTPDSELIQRVESLEQQDLFTLIYTSGTTGNPKGVMLDHANLGAQLLAHDQRLDVGQKDVSLCFLPLAHIFERAWSYYVLYRGACNAYLANPAEVQAALGQVRPTLMCAVPRFYEKVYQGIREKAAKAPFYRRALLTWAESLGKKALENPQLTDSLRYRLADKLVYSRVRDALGGRIRMMPCGGAKLDANIGRFFHAMGINVKLGYGMTETTATVTCWADTGIEMESVGEPMPNTEIKIGANNEILVRGPMVMRGYFGLEQATTDSFDEHGFLKTGDAGHLDERGRLHITDRIKELMKTSGGKYIAPQRVEGVVGQDKFIEQVAIVADMRHFVSALIVPCFEALEQFAKERSIAFSDRDALLKHREIQALFDERLQSIQQELANFEKIKRFTLLPVAFSIESGEITPTLKLRRKVITEKYAGLIDRMYQTAS